The sequence below is a genomic window from Streptomyces sudanensis.
GGGCCCGAGCCCCGACAGCAGGTCCGTCGACCGGCTCCCCAGCACGGGCGGGACCGCCACACCCCCCGCGAACGCCACGTACGACCGGACGCCCCGCACCGCCGCGCCCACCTCCAGCACGGCGCCCGCCCCGAGCCGCACCGCGGCGCCCCAGGCCGCCGGGCGCCCGTCGACGGTGACGGGGCAGGGCGCGCCGCCCACCGCCACGGTCACCGGGCACCGGGTCCGCACCGCGCAGCCGGTGAGCGTCGTCTCCAGCACGGCCGCCCCGTCGCCGTTGCCGACCAGCCGGTTGACCAGGGCGGCCGCGTACGGGTCGAGCGCGCCCGACCGGGGCACCCCCAGGTGCGCGTGCCCGGGCCGGCCCAGGTCCTGCACGGTGGTCAGCGCACCGGCCCGCACGACGGTGAGGGCCCGGCCCGTCACGCCCCCTCCTCGACGAACCGCACCCGCAGCCCCGGCGACAGCAGCGCCGGCGGTTCCCGCTCCGGGTCCCACAGCACGGCGTCGGTCGTCCCGACGAGCCGCCACCCGCCGGGCGACGAGCGCGGGTAGACCCCCGTGTACGGCCCGGCCAGGGCGACCGAGCCCGCCGGGACGGCCGTGCGCGGGGTGGCCCTGCGCGGGACCGCGTACCGCTCCGGCAGCCCGGTCAGGTACCCGAAGCCGGGAGCGAACCCGCAGAACGCCACCCGGTACCCGGCGGCCGCGTGGATCCGGCCCACCTCCCCGGGCGCCACCCCCCACATCGCGGCGACCTCCTCCAGGTCCGGCCCGTCGTACCGGACCGGCACCTCCACCAGGGGCGCCCGGTCCGCCTCCAGCGGCGGCACCTCCCACCCGGCGACCTCCGCGGCCAGCCGCCCGGGGTCGTCCACCCCGTCGAGGAGGACCGTCCGCGCGGCCGGGACGACCTCCCGCACGGCCGCCAGCGCGCCCGCCGCCCGCCTCCTCAGCAGCTCGGCGTGGAACGCCCGGGTCTCCTCGCCGTCGCCGAACTCCAGCAGCAGGGCCCGCTCGCCCACCTCC
It includes:
- the pxpB gene encoding 5-oxoprolinase subunit PxpB, with the translated sequence MRALEVGERALLLEFGDGEETRAFHAELLRRRAAGALAAVREVVPAARTVLLDGVDDPGRLAAEVAGWEVPPLEADRAPLVEVPVRYDGPDLEEVAAMWGVAPGEVGRIHAAAGYRVAFCGFAPGFGYLTGLPERYAVPRRATPRTAVPAGSVALAGPYTGVYPRSSPGGWRLVGTTDAVLWDPEREPPALLSPGLRVRFVEEGA